A window of Equus przewalskii isolate Varuska chromosome 18, EquPr2, whole genome shotgun sequence contains these coding sequences:
- the LOC103564786 gene encoding putative protein ARB2BP isoform X2 — translation MEVELTDGNVKKESWLPVTQELSFQKFIEQSDLLEEFKYDFNEKAELRHTETQSPFVFNYYENVLERNSKRYQALGRLLEQYIYELLEKLCKLQKVYIPQEVDKEPRSFFFMSEGALTNHHSVVLVLLQDQGVFRAGQWSQQAIIHHGLHHGSQIPCIQMALQAHYDVIVLNPNDNFVDLKMEKEWKGLLKQSIESPSLKMAQAESFLSFQHPLQGLPKRCSHTPEEHVAYVWDHFISRTEGKDVAFIVHGYGGLVFMDLLVRRKWEVMSKVYAVALIDSDHHVGHQLGSDGQLLAWIKHHCREWVTSPKPLDKLAATVLKKEFPVVSAGTEKHSLAPSSSLQSIFKYFKKALKAKTTITFSQVPIETRSSTKRKQSA, via the coding sequence TGGCTACCAGTGACTCAGGAGCTGAGCTTCCAAAAATTCATTGAACAATCTGACTTGCTGGAAGAATTTAAATATGACTTCAATGAGAAAGCTGAATTGAGACACACTGAGACACAAAGCCCTTTTGTCTTTAACTATTATGAAAATGTCCTTGAGAGGAATAGCAAGCGCTACCAGGCCCTCGGCCGTTTGCTTGAACAATACATTTATGAGCTTTTGGAGAAACTGTGCAAATTACAAAAGGTGTATATCCCACAAGAGGTTGATAAGGAACCAAGAAGCTTCTTTTTCATGAGTGAGGGAGCATTAACAAATCATCATTCTGTTGTTCTCGTCCTTCTTCAAGACCAAGGGGTCTTTCGAGCTGGTCAATGGAGTCAGCAGGCGATAATACATCATGGTCTCCACCACGGAAGTCAGATCCCGTGTATTCAAATGGCATTGCAGGCACATTATGATGTAATTGTGCTAAACCCCAATGACAATTTTGTGGACCTAAAGATGGAAAAAGAGTGGAAAGGCCTTTTAAAACAAAGCATTGAGTCTCCCTCCCTAAAAATGGCTCAGGCGGAGAGCTTCTTATCTTTCCAGCACCCTCTCCAAGGCCTTCCAAAAAGATGCAGCCACACTCCTGAAGAACACGTGGCTTACGTGTGGGATCACTTCATTTCGAGGACTGAAGGCAAGGATGTTGCCTTCATCGTGCATGGTTATGGAGGCTTGGTTTTTATGGACTTGCTTGTTCGTAGAAAGTGGGAAGTGATGAGCAAAGTATATGCTGTTGCCCTTATTGACTCGGACCACCACGTGGGACACCAGCTGGGAAGTGATGGACAGTTATTAGCATGGATAAAGCACCACTGCCGTGAATGGGTGACAAGCCCTAAGCCTTTGGATAAACTTGCAGCTACTGTTTTGAAAAAGGAGTTTCCTGTGGTTTCTGCCGGTACAGAAAAACACAGCTTAGCCCCTTCCTCTAGCCTTCAgtcaatttttaaatactttaaaaaagcTTTGAAAGCCAAAACGACTATTACTTTCTCTCAAGTGCCAATAGAAACTAGAAGCTccacaaaaagaaagcaaagtgctTAA
- the LOC103564786 gene encoding putative protein ARB2BP isoform X1, translating into MEVELTDGNVKKESVSRPNRFPPELAASVKWLPVTQELSFQKFIEQSDLLEEFKYDFNEKAELRHTETQSPFVFNYYENVLERNSKRYQALGRLLEQYIYELLEKLCKLQKVYIPQEVDKEPRSFFFMSEGALTNHHSVVLVLLQDQGVFRAGQWSQQAIIHHGLHHGSQIPCIQMALQAHYDVIVLNPNDNFVDLKMEKEWKGLLKQSIESPSLKMAQAESFLSFQHPLQGLPKRCSHTPEEHVAYVWDHFISRTEGKDVAFIVHGYGGLVFMDLLVRRKWEVMSKVYAVALIDSDHHVGHQLGSDGQLLAWIKHHCREWVTSPKPLDKLAATVLKKEFPVVSAGTEKHSLAPSSSLQSIFKYFKKALKAKTTITFSQVPIETRSSTKRKQSA; encoded by the coding sequence TGGCTACCAGTGACTCAGGAGCTGAGCTTCCAAAAATTCATTGAACAATCTGACTTGCTGGAAGAATTTAAATATGACTTCAATGAGAAAGCTGAATTGAGACACACTGAGACACAAAGCCCTTTTGTCTTTAACTATTATGAAAATGTCCTTGAGAGGAATAGCAAGCGCTACCAGGCCCTCGGCCGTTTGCTTGAACAATACATTTATGAGCTTTTGGAGAAACTGTGCAAATTACAAAAGGTGTATATCCCACAAGAGGTTGATAAGGAACCAAGAAGCTTCTTTTTCATGAGTGAGGGAGCATTAACAAATCATCATTCTGTTGTTCTCGTCCTTCTTCAAGACCAAGGGGTCTTTCGAGCTGGTCAATGGAGTCAGCAGGCGATAATACATCATGGTCTCCACCACGGAAGTCAGATCCCGTGTATTCAAATGGCATTGCAGGCACATTATGATGTAATTGTGCTAAACCCCAATGACAATTTTGTGGACCTAAAGATGGAAAAAGAGTGGAAAGGCCTTTTAAAACAAAGCATTGAGTCTCCCTCCCTAAAAATGGCTCAGGCGGAGAGCTTCTTATCTTTCCAGCACCCTCTCCAAGGCCTTCCAAAAAGATGCAGCCACACTCCTGAAGAACACGTGGCTTACGTGTGGGATCACTTCATTTCGAGGACTGAAGGCAAGGATGTTGCCTTCATCGTGCATGGTTATGGAGGCTTGGTTTTTATGGACTTGCTTGTTCGTAGAAAGTGGGAAGTGATGAGCAAAGTATATGCTGTTGCCCTTATTGACTCGGACCACCACGTGGGACACCAGCTGGGAAGTGATGGACAGTTATTAGCATGGATAAAGCACCACTGCCGTGAATGGGTGACAAGCCCTAAGCCTTTGGATAAACTTGCAGCTACTGTTTTGAAAAAGGAGTTTCCTGTGGTTTCTGCCGGTACAGAAAAACACAGCTTAGCCCCTTCCTCTAGCCTTCAgtcaatttttaaatactttaaaaaagcTTTGAAAGCCAAAACGACTATTACTTTCTCTCAAGTGCCAATAGAAACTAGAAGCTccacaaaaagaaagcaaagtgctTAA
- the LOC103564786 gene encoding putative protein ARB2BP isoform X3 — MVQLWLPVTQELSFQKFIEQSDLLEEFKYDFNEKAELRHTETQSPFVFNYYENVLERNSKRYQALGRLLEQYIYELLEKLCKLQKVYIPQEVDKEPRSFFFMSEGALTNHHSVVLVLLQDQGVFRAGQWSQQAIIHHGLHHGSQIPCIQMALQAHYDVIVLNPNDNFVDLKMEKEWKGLLKQSIESPSLKMAQAESFLSFQHPLQGLPKRCSHTPEEHVAYVWDHFISRTEGKDVAFIVHGYGGLVFMDLLVRRKWEVMSKVYAVALIDSDHHVGHQLGSDGQLLAWIKHHCREWVTSPKPLDKLAATVLKKEFPVVSAGTEKHSLAPSSSLQSIFKYFKKALKAKTTITFSQVPIETRSSTKRKQSA; from the coding sequence TGGCTACCAGTGACTCAGGAGCTGAGCTTCCAAAAATTCATTGAACAATCTGACTTGCTGGAAGAATTTAAATATGACTTCAATGAGAAAGCTGAATTGAGACACACTGAGACACAAAGCCCTTTTGTCTTTAACTATTATGAAAATGTCCTTGAGAGGAATAGCAAGCGCTACCAGGCCCTCGGCCGTTTGCTTGAACAATACATTTATGAGCTTTTGGAGAAACTGTGCAAATTACAAAAGGTGTATATCCCACAAGAGGTTGATAAGGAACCAAGAAGCTTCTTTTTCATGAGTGAGGGAGCATTAACAAATCATCATTCTGTTGTTCTCGTCCTTCTTCAAGACCAAGGGGTCTTTCGAGCTGGTCAATGGAGTCAGCAGGCGATAATACATCATGGTCTCCACCACGGAAGTCAGATCCCGTGTATTCAAATGGCATTGCAGGCACATTATGATGTAATTGTGCTAAACCCCAATGACAATTTTGTGGACCTAAAGATGGAAAAAGAGTGGAAAGGCCTTTTAAAACAAAGCATTGAGTCTCCCTCCCTAAAAATGGCTCAGGCGGAGAGCTTCTTATCTTTCCAGCACCCTCTCCAAGGCCTTCCAAAAAGATGCAGCCACACTCCTGAAGAACACGTGGCTTACGTGTGGGATCACTTCATTTCGAGGACTGAAGGCAAGGATGTTGCCTTCATCGTGCATGGTTATGGAGGCTTGGTTTTTATGGACTTGCTTGTTCGTAGAAAGTGGGAAGTGATGAGCAAAGTATATGCTGTTGCCCTTATTGACTCGGACCACCACGTGGGACACCAGCTGGGAAGTGATGGACAGTTATTAGCATGGATAAAGCACCACTGCCGTGAATGGGTGACAAGCCCTAAGCCTTTGGATAAACTTGCAGCTACTGTTTTGAAAAAGGAGTTTCCTGTGGTTTCTGCCGGTACAGAAAAACACAGCTTAGCCCCTTCCTCTAGCCTTCAgtcaatttttaaatactttaaaaaagcTTTGAAAGCCAAAACGACTATTACTTTCTCTCAAGTGCCAATAGAAACTAGAAGCTccacaaaaagaaagcaaagtgctTAA